From the genome of Papaver somniferum cultivar HN1 chromosome 2, ASM357369v1, whole genome shotgun sequence, one region includes:
- the LOC113346802 gene encoding BTB/POZ domain-containing protein At2g30600-like, translating to MDRKKQKKFLIVPPFKCTWRKELRFKEAGRGCVAFEASAHNDVTLVFRERVGSQHYHYRTDNTPNYTIILGSHRNRRLKIEVNGKTVVDETGVGLCCSLTFQSYWISIYDGLISIGKGRYPFQNLVFQWLDSNPNCSVQYIGLSSWDKHVGYRNVNVLPSTSNHILLWNQMDNGELECDEDEDIADGFIDGLESEDVWGLKCFLENWDLSDVLFIVGDEEKAVPAHKVIMGASGNFCFGSSNPDVIQLPGVTYPVFHAFLQYIYTGQAQVLEEQLGALRDLSLQFEVMPLIKQCEEITDRFKLNKKLFDSGRKVEISHPCSLPQRCTVFPFELPIDLQRLKQWLSTGEFSDVEIHIDGHGLVARSHKVILSLWSAAFTKMFTNGMCESNSSKICLRDTSFDAFIEMLQFMYSGELGVQDATDKGSLLLQILLLADQFGVTPLLQGCCKTILECLSEDTVCSILQVISSIPSCKSLEEACERKFSKHFDYCTTVNTDFVFLDETSFSDILQCPNLTVTSEERILDAILLWGMEASDLLGWEAVDTILKTSTPDLLFGERLLSVNMLLPLVRFPLMPITLLKKLEKSSLSIQIPVLEELVMEAIKYSVSKMTQPGSNQNVRFQHRQSTFKEFQYICDGDNNGVLYFAGTSYGKHQWVNPVLSKKITVTASSPASRFTDPKALVSRTYQGTSFAGPRIEDGKNCSWWMVDIGEDHQLMCNYYTLRQDGSSAFMRSWALQGSLDEKNWTNLRVHENDQTICKPGQYVSWPVNGPTALFPFRFFRVVLLGPTTSDSGPWNLCICFLELYGYFHM from the exons ATGGATAGGAAGAAGCAGAAGAAGTTCCTTATTGTTCCACCCTTCAAGTGTACGTGGCGGAAGGAGTTGCGATTCAAGGAGGCTGGTCGGGGTTGTGTGGCTTTTGAAGCTTCAGCTCATAATGATGTCACATTGGTTTTCAGGGAGCGTGTTGGTAGCCAGCACTATCATTACAGAACTGATAACACTCCGAACTATACTATAATTTTAGGTAGTCATAGAAATCGAAGATTGAAAATTGAAGTGAATGGGAAAACCGTGGTAGATGAGACAGGTGTAGGTCTTTGTTGTTCCTTGACCTTCCAAAGTTACTGGATCAGTATCTATGACGGACTGATCAGTATTGGCAAGGGGAGGTACCCTTTTCAAAACCTTGTGTTTCAGTGGCTTGATTCAAATCCTAACTGTAGCGTGCAGTATATTGGCTTGAGCAGTTGGGACAAACATGTTGGGTATAGAAATGTCAATGTATTACCATCCACGTCGAATCACATTTTGTTGTGGAATCAGATGGATAATGGTGAGCTTGAATGTGATGAAGACGAGGACATTGCAGATGGGTTCATTGACGGACTTGAAAGTGAAGATGTATGGGGGCTAAAATGTTTTCTTGAGAATTGGGATCTATCAGATGTGTTATTTATTGTTGGGGATGAGGAAAAGGCTGTCCCAGCGCACAAAGTTATCATGGGTGCATCGGGTAATTTTTGTTTCGGTTCATCAAATCCAGATGTTATCCAGCTTCCTGGTGTAACCTATCCTGTTTTTCATGCTTTTCTTCAATATATCTACACTGGCCAGGCACAA GTTTTGGAAGAACAACTTGGTGCTTTAAGGGATCTGAGCTTACAATTTGAAGTCATGCCCCTTATTAAGCAGTGTGAGGAAATAACAGACCGTTTTAAACTGAACAAGAAATTGTTCGATTCGGGTAGGAAAGTGGAGATTTCACATCCATGCTCCCTCCCTCAGCGCTGCACAGTTTTCCCCTTTGAGCTTCCCATTGACCTGCAAAGGCTCAAGCAATGGCTTTCAACTGGTGAATTCAGTGATGTAGAGATACACATCGATGGGCATGGCCTTGTTGCTCGTTCGCATAAGGTCATCTTAAGTTTATGGAGTGCTGCATTTACAAAG ATGTTCACAAATGGAATGTGTGAGAGCAATTCTTCGAAGATCTGCTTAAGGGATACCTCATTTGATGCTTTTATAGAAATGCTTCAATTCATGTATAGTGGGGAATTAGGTGTGCAAGACGCAACAGACAAGGGTAGCTTGTTACTCCAAATTCTGCTGTTGGCCGATCAATTTGGAGTCACTCCACTTCTTCAAGGATGCTGCAAGACCATTTTGGAATGTCTCTCTGAG GACACAGTGTGCTCGATTCTTCAAGTGATTTCATCCATTCCTTCGTGTAAATCTCTTGAAGAAGCGTGCGAGAGAAAATTCTCTAAGCATTTTGATTATTGCACAACTGTCAACACTGACTTTGTTTTCTTAGACGAGACCTCATTCAGTGATATTCTTCAG TGTCCAAATTTGACTGTAACATCTGAAGAAAGGATTCTTGATGCAATTCTACTTTGGGGAATGGAAGCGAGCGATCTGCTTGGATGGGAAGCAGTCGATACAATCTTAAAAACATCTACACCTGATCTCCTTTTCGGAGAGAGACTTTTATCAGTTAACATGCTTTTGCCCCTAGTGCGTTTTCCATTAATGCCGATTACCTTGCTCAAGAAG TTGGAGAAGAGCAGCCTTAGCATTCAGATACCTGTGCTTGAAGAGCTC GTGATGGAAGCCATCAAATATTCTGTCTCTAAAATGACACAACCAGGGAGTAATCAAAA TGTAAGATTTCAGCATCGCCAGTCTACTTTTAAGGAGTTTCAATACATATGTGATGGCGACAACAATGGAGTTCTTTACTTTGCTGGCACATCATATGGAAAACATCAATGGGTTAATCCCGTTTTATCAAAG AAAATTACTGTAACTGCTAGCAGCCCAGCTTCGAGATTCACCGACCCTAAGGCTCTTGTATCCAGAACATACCAG GGTACCTCTTTTGCTGGCCCTAGAATCGAGGATGGGAAGAATTGCTCTTGGTGGATGGTAGACATTGGAGAAGATCACCAG CTTATGTGCAACTATTACACATTGAGGCAAGATGGTTCTTCTGCATTCATGAGATCATGGGCTCTCCAG GGTTCTCTGGATGAAAAAAACTGGACCAACTTGAGAGTGCATGAGAATGACCAAACAATATGTAAGCCAGGGCAATATGTGTCATGGCCAGTAAATGGTCCCACTGCACTTTTTCCTTTCAGATTCTTTAGGGTTGTATTGCTCGGTCCGACAACAAGCGATTCGGGGCCTTGGAACCTTTGTATTTGCTTCTTAGAACTATATGGATATTTTCATATGTAA
- the LOC113346801 gene encoding protein GRIP-like produces MTSIAMESDGVAEVHGEAVKEENHNLDGVAEVHGDAVKEENHTLDENNTGEEYLAKENGVHDHVLPQSASHEQLIQMVVELNFQNEYLKAQFEGLKNLYSESGGDSKQTKQLGHEENSSEDVNELHEKIESLNRELLEHKQTQSAAEGALKHLQASYSEADAKAQELATKLAEAQQNMEHKLKERDDKYNELDSKFGRLHKRAKQRIQDIQKEKDDLEARFREATETAGRASAQQSSLQQELERTRQQANEARKALDVERQQLRTANNKLRDSIEEIRRSMEAKDKAFEALQHSLFEKEQMLEEIRGSQQAMEEKRQASIVELSAKNQKQIESLEAQLADALADRSKAAETISSLQVLVASQESEIAEMDAASKGEAVRLKAAAERAKGELVQLIEEHDKEREAWESASLALKAKLEVAESTCLRSEIEAAKMRSQLELELSMRNQLLNTRDAELMAAKQEITRLESEFSSYKVRAHALLQKKDAELSAAKDTELLKAQEEAVKEAEREVALANAEREKALQDLQDALDNHDKELAERDAALNSAEQRIRSMELKLESATGLFQSEKVAWQRDLEDVEETWRLRCKALETQNEVIRPDLQKEFEEFKLQYRKLKEEHDSFRDIADRMIEEKDKEISRLLDQNKNLNQSLLMRSVEQNEHQNRAFQRHDAPISSANAAEQQILILARQQAQREEELAQSQRHILALQEEIEELERENRLHSQQEALLKTELRDMERMQKREGVDMTYLKNVVLKLLETGEVEALLPVIGMLLQFSPQEIQKCQLAYQSSADVPPTPGTDGASTPSRSLFSRFTFT; encoded by the exons ATGACATCCATTGCCATGGAGAGTGATGGAGTGGCAGAGGTTCATGGGGAAGCTGTAAAGGAGGAGAACCATAATCTTGATGGAGTGGCAGAGGTTCACGGGGATGCTGTAAAGGAGGAGAACCATACTCTCGACGAGAACAACACTGGGGAAGAGTATCTTGCTAAGGAAAATGGAGTTCATGATCATGTGTTGCCCCAATCTGCTTCACATGAGCAATTAATACAAATGGTAGTTGAATTAAATTTTCAGAATGAGTATTTAAAAGCTCAATTTGAAGGTCTTAAGAATCTGTACTCTGAATCTGGTGGAGATTCCAAGCAAACTAAACAACTTGGCCATGAAGAGAATTCCTCGGAAGATGTTAATGAGTTGCATGAAAAGATTGAATCGCTGAATAGAGAGCTTTTGGAGCATAAACAAACACAAAGTGCCGCTGAGGGCGCTCTGAAGCATCTGCAGGCTTCATATTCTGAGGCAGATGCAAAAGCTCAGGAGCTTGCCACCAAACTTGCTGAAG CTCAACAAAATATGGAGCACAAACTTAAAGAACGTGATGATAAGTACAATGAGCTTGATTCAAAGTTTGGAAGGCTTCATAAAAGAGCAAAGCAGCGTATTCAAGATATACAAAAG GAAAAGGATGATCTGGAAGCCCGTTTCCGTGAGGCAACTGAGACGGCTGGACGAGCATCAGCTCAACAGTCATCGTTGCAGCAGGAATTGGAACGTACACGACAACAAGCAAATGAAGCGCGGAAGGCGCTGGATGTGGAGAGACAGCAATTAAGAACTGCAAACAATAA ACTTCGAGATAGCATTGAGGAAATTCGTCGATCAATGGAAGCCAAGGATAAGGCTTTTGAAGCGTTGCAGCACAGTCTTTTCGAGAAAGAGCAG atGTTAGAAGAAATTCGAGGGTCCCAACAAGCTATGGAAGAGAAAAGGCAAGCTTCTATAGTTGAGCTTTCTGCTAAAAACCAGAAG CAAATTGAAAGCTTGGAAGCACAACTGGCAGATGCATTGGCTGATAGATCCAAAGCAGCTGAAACTATTTCTTCTCTACAG GTTTTAGTTGCTTCTCAAGAGTCGGAGATTGCAGAGATGGATGCAGCTTCAAAGGGGGAGGCAGTAAGACTGAAAGCTGCAGCTGAAAGAGCGAAAGGGGAGCTTGTTCAGTTGATAGAGGAGCAT GATAAGGAAAGGGAAGCATGGGAATCTGCATCTTTGGCACTCAAAGCTAAGCTGGAGGTTGCTGAAAGTACCTGTTTACGCTCCGAGATTGAAGCtgcaaaaatgagaa GTCAACTTGAGTTAGAACTATCCATGAGAAACCAGCTACTCAATACAAGAGATGCTGAACTAATGGCTGCTAAACAAGAG ATAACTCGCCTAGAAAGTGAGTTTTCTTCTTATAAGGTCCGTGCTCATGCACTTCTTCAGaaaaaagatgcagaactgtcTGCAGCTAAGGACACTGAACTACTCAAGGCTCAAGAGGAAGCTGTTAAG GAAGCCGAAAGAGAAGTGGCACTGGCAAATGCCGAGAGGGAAAAAGCTCTTCAAGATCTTCAGGACGCGTTGGATAACCATGATAAGGAACTTGCAGAAAG AGATGCAGCTCTTAACAGTGCAGAGCAGCGGATTAGGAGCATGGAACTAAAGCTCGAGTCTGCTACTGGTCTTTTCCAATCGGAAAAAGTGGCATGGCAGAGAGAccttgaggatgttgaagaaacCTGGCGAT TGAGGTGCAAGGCATTAGAAACTCAAAACGAGGTAATCAGGCCAGATCTGCAAAAAGAGTTTGAAGAGTTCAAGttacaatatagaaaattgaag GAAGAACATGATTCTTTCCGTGACATTGCTGACAGAATGATCGAAGAAAAGGACAAGGAAATTTCAAGACTTTTAGATCAAAATAAGAATCTTAATCAATCTTTGCTGATGAGATCG GTTGAGCAAAACGAACACCAGAACAGAG CTTTTCAAAGGCATGATGCCCCAATTTCAAGCGCAAATGCAGCAGAGCAGCAGATTCTG ATTTTGGCTAGGCAACAAGCCCAGAGAGAAGAAGAACTCGCTCAGTCGCAACGACACATCTTAGCACTTCAA gaagaAATCGAGGAGCTGGAACGTGAGAATCGTCTTCATAGCCAACAA GAAGCACTGTTGAAGACTGAGCTTCGGGATATGGAACGAATGCAGAAGCGGGAAGGAGTGGATATGACATATTTAAAGAACGTAGTCTTAAAACTTCTTGAAACAG GTGAAGTGGAAGCTCTTCTTCCTGTTATAGGAATGCTACTACAGTTCAGTCCTCAAGAG ATCCAGAAGTGTCAGCTAGCTTACCAATCTTCAGCTGATGTACCACCAACCCCTGGAACTGATGGTGCTTCAACACCCAGCCGTTCCCTTTTCTCAAGATTCACATTTACATAA